In the genome of Aerosakkonema funiforme FACHB-1375, the window AGATCTTTATATTGAAAATCATAAACGACAAACTCATGCTTATCTAAAGCTTTAAAGATTTCTGCGAGGTTATTTAATACCAAAACATCTGCATCGAAATAAGCAAACCTTTCAAAAGGTGCTTCGCGATCGAAAGCGCAGTAGCGTCGGTTCATGCCGATCCGATAAACTCCTTCAATTCCTTTTTCTTGCCAAATCTTAAAAGCCGTGGGATGTGCTTGCCATACTTTCCTGGAAAGCTCTTCCCAAGGAGCAAATAAAGCGGGATCTTCTAAAAGGGTGACATTATCTCTTTTAGCAACTTCTGCACGTACTTTATCAACTCGATCGTCATAGGCAATCACGCAAACTGGCATTGATTTACCCACATTGACTTCTATACTGTTTAGTAACGCGACGAGTTGATTGTAGACATAATCGTTAGCTAAAGTGTATATCCCATTTTTCATGTTAATTCCCTATTTGTGAATGCTTATAATTGCCAATTTTACATCAACCGCTCGACTAAATTCGATAACCAATTGAGTAGGTTTAGTTTATGGAGAATAATCTGACGTGCTTCGGCGATCGCATCTTTAGCTTGATGCCAAGCATCTGGTGTCGCAATAATTTCCTTAATGTATGCTATGCCTTTTTCATCTTCGCTTGGCAATCTGAGAAAGCTGCCTGGAGGCAAAAGTTTATCAGCCGCCGGCCCACCATAATAAATAGGCAAACACCACGCCAACAAAGCATCCCAAAGCTTTTCGCTGACATACCAATCATTGTCTGCGTAGTTCTCGATCGCCAAGTTATAGTAGTAGCCGCTCATCGCGTTCCATTTATTGCCTACTTTGCCGTATCCTTTCACCCATACAGGTAAATCTCGTCCGTACACATCAAATTCTAAACCGCTCTCGCTCAAAAGCTTTAAAAAAGCCAGTCGCTGACGGTGTTCCTCGGTGCGAGAAATACCAGAGGTGATCCAGCAGCACGATCGCAGTTTTTCTGGTGGCCCCATTTCATTTAATTCTCGGAAAGAATTTGAGTGATACCAAATTGCTGGCATATAGTCGGGAATAGGAGCGAAATCATCTGGGCCAGAAACATATCCGCAATATTTTTGCGCCTCTTCGTATCCAAGCACTCTGTATTTTTGCATTTTGGCAAAAGGGGGTTCCCGTACCAAAAAAATCACTCTTTCTTTGGGAACTCCACGTAACTGCACCTTAATTAGTTCTTCATAACTTTCTTGCTGTTGCGCTTGACCGAACAAACGTGCCAGAAGAGAAGTTTTCGTTTGTGTTTCCGGCAATCCACCATTATACAATAATAAAAAGTCAGGTTCTTTAGCGGGTGCTAGCATTTGAATATTGCCCCAAATGCCATAAGGATGTGGTGTTTGTTGCCACATCCAATCGCAAGAAGGTTGATAAAGAGATGGGTAGCTGCTAACCATACCAACAATTTTTTTAGTCATATACTAGATTACCTACTAATTATTTTGTGGGTCATATTATCTGCGATCGCTCTACACTTTACAGCTAGTATTTAAAATTTTTAGCGGTAATAGAAATCAAAATCTTTGAGAGCAGCTAATCTCGCTTTGTTCAGGCGATAGTGATAGCCTAGCTTGCGTTTGAAAATTTCCCAAAAAGTTTTTTGTTTTTTGCCATAGGAAGCATCTAGGTGCTGCCTAATCTTATTCAGTTTCTCCCAACTCTCGCTTTTTGTAATATTCCATCCCACTTTAGCTGCTGCCAATCCCATCGCGTTTCCCTCTCCGCTGTGCATACCTTTTAATTCTAAGTAACTGCCAATTATACCCCAATTTTTTATAAACTCTTTTTCTCTGTCATTATCTCTGACAACGATATATAAAGATTCTCCAATCCACTTAGCCTTTTCGCAATCTATATTTAGCTTACTGGCGACATTTTTGATAATTTGTAAGTTAGCTGGGCGATTTTTTTTTATATGGTCGAGCAAGTCTTCATTCCGTCCAAATATCCCCGGCTCGAACTTAATATCTTCTGGAATTTTTTCTTTAATTCTTGTATCTGCATCTATATTAATTACCACCCTAAACAATGACAAAGCCTTTTCTACCACGAAGCGTTTGTCGTTATAGCAATGCAAAATCCCCTGCTGCTGGTGCTGGAAAGCTAAAATATTTTTTTCTTCTTTAAATTCGGCTGGATTTTCTGTATAAATAACTAACTTAGTTCCGGGTGAATACTTTTCTAAATCTCCTGCTAATTGTTTAGCTAAAGCGTGATACTTACTACCAAGAGCTAACGTGCAAAAGCAAAAATCTTTTTCTAATTTTTCCATAAGTTATTTTTAATTTTATGGCTATTTTGTCGGTAGTTTAGTGCTATTTTCAAATAATTCGATCGTATTGAGAAGACTGATTGCCGAACTGTAAGATTCCTCCAATAATTCATTTTGTTCTTCGGGAGTATCTATCAAATCATCTGCTAGTAAGCGGAGGGAACCGATCATGGTGTTAAGACGAGTACGAACTTCGTAAGAAAGACGGTTGCGAATTTCTTCATTGCGGCTAAATACATTTTCGGGGCGTTCCGCAAATTGCATCGAGTACAGTCGGGCATAGTAACCTCCTTTATCTAAAAGTTCTTCATGAGTTCCAGTTTCAACAACGTGCCCTTGGTCGAGTACGGCAATTTGATGGGCATTTTGCACGGTGGAAAGGCGGTGTGCAATTACGACGGTAGTGCGATCGCGACTGAGATCGTCAATCGCTGCTTGTACCAATCTTTCCGAAACCGTATCCAAAGCACTCGTAGCTTCATCAAGAATTAAGATATCCGGATCTTGCAAAAGAGCGCGTGCGATCGCCAAACGCTGCCGCTGTCCTCCCGATAGTAACACACCCCGATCGCCGATCTGAGTATTTAACCCCTGCGGCATTTTTTCAATAAACTCGTAAGCATTTGCCCGCTTTGCAGCGCTAATGATTTCCTCCTCACTTGCATCAGGCCGCGCATAGGCAATATTATTACGAATCGTATCGTTAAATAAATAAGTATCCTGGCTGACAATACCCATCGATCTTCTGATACTTTTGATATCGAAATCCCGCAGATCGATCCCGTCTAGTTTGATACAGCCGCTTTTTGGGTCGTAAAATCGCGGTAAAAGATCGGCCAAAGTTGACTTACCTGCACCCGATCCGCCCACCAAAGCAAGAGTAGTACCGCGAGGCAAATACAGATTGATATCTTTTAGCACTAAATTGCCACGCTCGGAATAGCCAAAAGAAATGCGATCGAAATGAATACCTTCGCGCAATTGCCTATAAACTATAGACCCAGTAGCCATGAACGGCTTATTATCCTGCCGCAAAAAGTCATTTACTATTTCCACGCTAGCAGAAGTGTTCGCCAGTTGACTTCTTGCCGCATTCAACTGGGAAATAAATGGTAGAAGTCGGAATAGCACTAATAAATAAGTAAGCAGTACCGCCGATAGCGATTCGATCTCGCGAATAAAAAATATACGTGCCAGCACGACGATCGACATCAGCGCAATAATACCCGTAACCTCACTAATTGGGCCAATAGCCGCCGAATTCATCTGCGATTGGAAATCAGCTTGCTCTCGAGATCTAATTAACTTATGCAGCAATTGAAATTCTCTTTCTTCATTTGCTGTTCCCTTTACCAGTCGAATGCCGCTGAGAGTTTCCAGTACCCTAATTGAATAAGCTTTCGACATATCCGAAAGAACTTTGCCGAAATACTTAGAACGATTAATTGAATATTGATTAACTAACGCCACCAATGCCAGTAAAACAGTTGAAGCCATTGTCAACTGCCAGGATATTGCCAGCAGCAGACCAGCAAAAACTAAAACGGTGATAGCGATAATAATTACCCGAATTAATGTGCCGATCGTACCCGCAGTCCGACCTATCTCTCCACCCAAACGGTTAATCAAATCGCCTACCTTCATCTTGGCATAATAATCCAAGTCCACCTCTAGCAACAACCGCAATCCTTCTTCCCGCAAATCCGACGTTAACGTCCGCCCCAGCGAACTCGATACCAAACTACTGGCATAGGTAGCCACATTTTTCAAAACAATTGCCAGCAAAATCGACACCGCCATTACTGACAAGCGGTATTGTTCGGGAACCCCATCAAATGGCGACATAATCGCTTGAATCAGCGGTGGGGCACCTTTTAAATCCACCTTCTGCCCTAAAAAATTCAACAGGATGGGTACAATTAAAGTTGTACTCACACCATTAAATAGCGCCCCTGAAAATCCCAGAACGATCGTTAGTGAAATCCAAATCGGATAACGGCGAGCAAATTTGAGTAAAAGCTTAGTGGAAGACATGGAGGTATTATTTCTATTAATAACTGGCCTTGAATACCTATAATAAATTTATTGGCAAGCTCCACCTCACCACATCTTCTTTTCCTATAAATTGGCTATTAGCTCTGAAAGTATAGCCGACATAGTATATACGCTGTAGTATTTTACACATCTTTCTCTCGCTTTTTGCCCTTTCTCGTTTGCTTCGTCCAAATGCTGGAATATCCCTAGAATCTTTTCAGCGAGTAGCTCCGGGCTACCAGGTTCGACTAAATAACCAGTTTCATCCAATATTTCCGGAATATCTCCAACTTTTGTCGATAAAACAGGTTTAGCCATAGCCATTCCATCCGTTAGTTTGAGAGGAAATTGGGCCCTAGCTGCGAGGTCGTCTCGCTGTGGTACAACCACAACATGAGCGGCAGCTACCACCTCTGGCATCACTTCCACAGGACACCTTGGTAGCTTAATAATCCAACGCCCCCATCTTTGCATAAGTTTATCATCATAATCATCATAGGGACTGCCCCCTACAATCACCAGCCTTAAATCTGGTTGTTCGAGCAAGTCTAGCGCCTTTAAAACGTCTTCAACGCCCTTGTGAGGTCGCGGAGCTCCCGGAAACATTAAAATACGACACCCAGACAAACCGTAGCGAGCTCTGCTTGCTTCCGCATCGTACTTCGCGGGGTCAAACATTTCCGTGTCTTTGCCATTGGGTAAATAAACACCACCAAAGCGTTTCTTGAGAAAATCAGTATCTATCGTGACGGCATCTGCTTTCTCCACCAAGCTTTCCATCCACTTTACATACAAAGGATGATCGGGATATCGCAGTGCCGCATCTTTTTTAAAGATATCCCTATAAAGCTGTTTTGGTGTGGGATGGTATTTCCATTCGTCTCCTCCGTACCAGCTGAGTTCCCAGTCATCCATATCTAAGAGCAAAGGACGACGAGCGAATATTTTTTTTATTAAAGAAATACCAAAGCTTGTAGGCTTTGGTTTGACTGCATAAATAATATCCCCATCTATCTTTTTTAAGATCTTTTTAGCTGGTTTAAATAGTTTAGGGTACTTATAACCTTCTTCGG includes:
- a CDS encoding glycosyltransferase family 10 domain-containing protein produces the protein MTKKIVGMVSSYPSLYQPSCDWMWQQTPHPYGIWGNIQMLAPAKEPDFLLLYNGGLPETQTKTSLLARLFGQAQQQESYEELIKVQLRGVPKERVIFLVREPPFAKMQKYRVLGYEEAQKYCGYVSGPDDFAPIPDYMPAIWYHSNSFRELNEMGPPEKLRSCCWITSGISRTEEHRQRLAFLKLLSESGLEFDVYGRDLPVWVKGYGKVGNKWNAMSGYYYNLAIENYADNDWYVSEKLWDALLAWCLPIYYGGPAADKLLPPGSFLRLPSEDEKGIAYIKEIIATPDAWHQAKDAIAEARQIILHKLNLLNWLSNLVERLM
- a CDS encoding glycosyltransferase family 4 protein, producing the protein MSIKVTLVVSDFSGGGAVRAFLLGQVLKKLNYEIECVGFTFGKELYAIPPEGMRIYAEEGYKYPKLFKPAKKILKKIDGDIIYAVKPKPTSFGISLIKKIFARRPLLLDMDDWELSWYGGDEWKYHPTPKQLYRDIFKKDAALRYPDHPLYVKWMESLVEKADAVTIDTDFLKKRFGGVYLPNGKDTEMFDPAKYDAEASRARYGLSGCRILMFPGAPRPHKGVEDVLKALDLLEQPDLRLVIVGGSPYDDYDDKLMQRWGRWIIKLPRCPVEVMPEVVAAAHVVVVPQRDDLAARAQFPLKLTDGMAMAKPVLSTKVGDIPEILDETGYLVEPGSPELLAEKILGIFQHLDEANEKGQKARERCVKYYSVYTMSAILSELIANL
- a CDS encoding ABC transporter ATP-binding protein yields the protein MSSTKLLLKFARRYPIWISLTIVLGFSGALFNGVSTTLIVPILLNFLGQKVDLKGAPPLIQAIMSPFDGVPEQYRLSVMAVSILLAIVLKNVATYASSLVSSSLGRTLTSDLREEGLRLLLEVDLDYYAKMKVGDLINRLGGEIGRTAGTIGTLIRVIIIAITVLVFAGLLLAISWQLTMASTVLLALVALVNQYSINRSKYFGKVLSDMSKAYSIRVLETLSGIRLVKGTANEEREFQLLHKLIRSREQADFQSQMNSAAIGPISEVTGIIALMSIVVLARIFFIREIESLSAVLLTYLLVLFRLLPFISQLNAARSQLANTSASVEIVNDFLRQDNKPFMATGSIVYRQLREGIHFDRISFGYSERGNLVLKDINLYLPRGTTLALVGGSGAGKSTLADLLPRFYDPKSGCIKLDGIDLRDFDIKSIRRSMGIVSQDTYLFNDTIRNNIAYARPDASEEEIISAAKRANAYEFIEKMPQGLNTQIGDRGVLLSGGQRQRLAIARALLQDPDILILDEATSALDTVSERLVQAAIDDLSRDRTTVVIAHRLSTVQNAHQIAVLDQGHVVETGTHEELLDKGGYYARLYSMQFAERPENVFSRNEEIRNRLSYEVRTRLNTMIGSLRLLADDLIDTPEEQNELLEESYSSAISLLNTIELFENSTKLPTK